The Streptomyces noursei ATCC 11455 sequence GCTGTACAAGCTTCGCAACAGCGTCGAACGCACCATCAACAAGATCAAGGACTGGCGCGGCCTCGCCGTCCGCTATGACAAAAAAGCCTGAAAGCTACCAGGCCGGACTCGAATTATGCGCCGGCCTTCTCTGGATCCGACACCTCGAGTCACAGCCTTGATCGCAACTCCACACAGGCCCTAGTACTGCAACGGTGTTTGTGCTGATGGTTGGGCAGTTCTATGGGCTGTGCCCTCGTCGTTTGTAGTGGCTGGTGCGGGCTTGGTGTTGGCGTTTGCGGCGCCAGTGGGACCAGTGCAGGACGTGGCTGATGGGTGGGGGTTGGCGGTGGGTGAGGCGGGTGATCAGGCGTCGGATTTCGACGAGGCTCAGGTGGATGAGTGGGGAGGATCCGTTTCTGCTTTCCCGGTGTCGAGTTCATGGGCCCGCAGGACGGTCAGGCAAGCATGGACCGCCATGGCTAGGGTCATGTGGCGGTGCCAGCCGGGATAGCGGCGGACCTGGTACTCGTCCAGACCGCACTCGCCCTTGGCGGTCTGGAAGCACTCCTCGACCGCCCACCGGCTGCCGGCGACCTGGATCAGTGCGTCCAGGGTCGTTTCGGCGGGGCAGTAGGCGATGTAGTAGGAGATCTCCTGCGGGCGGCTCACGCTGCGGCGGGCAAGGACCCAGTGTCGCCGGTCTGGACGGTGCCAGGGCCGCACCTCGATGCGTGCCCAGTCGAACACCCGCGGGCCGTGGGCGCCTTTCCCACAAGACCGGCGCTTCCACTTCTGCCGCGGCAGGCCGTTGAACAGGTCGTGGACGGGGTGATCGAGAGCCCAGCGGGTGACGACAGTGTCGTGGCGAGTGGTGGCCATCACGTGAAAGACATCGGCCTGCTCCAGTTCAGACCGCCAGCCCTTGCTGAAGCCGTAGGCAGCATCCGCAGTCACCCACCGGAACGGAATCTTGTCCGTGATCGCCTGGCGGACCATCTTCTTGGCCATCGCCACCTTCGTCTCGAAGGCGATGTCGTCGTCGATACCGGTCTGACGGCAGCGTTCACGGTCATCGGTCCAGGAGGTAGGCAGATACAGACGGCGGTCGATCAGCGTCCGACCACGGTCGGTGGCGTAGGCGAGGAAGACGCCTACCTGGCAGTTCTCCGTCCGCCCTGCTGTCCCGGAGTACTGCCGCTGCACTCCCGCCGACCGCACGCCCTTCTTCAAAAAGCCCGTGTCGTCCACGATGAGCACAGCATCCCGGTCACCGAGATTGTCGACCACGTAGTCCCGTACGTCGCCCAGGACTTCGTCGGCATCCCACTCGATCCGGTTCATGAACCGGTGGAGGCGGTCCGGGCCCGTATGGCCGGCCTCCTCAGCCAGCGTCCACCCGTTCTTCCGCTCCAACGGAGCCATCAACCCCCGCATATACGCCAGGGCCGACTCCCTCGGCTCCGACCTGGAAAACCGATGCACAAACCGCCCGTGCACCGCCTCCAACTCACCAGCCCACACCCTCACATCAGCAAGATCCCCACCCACAACCACACCAACGACCAACCTGCCCAACGGTCACACCAAACACCGTTGCAGTACTAGCCGACCGCGCCTACCAAGGCGCCGGCGCAACCGTCCGCACCCCCTACAAAAACCACCGCGAACAACCCGAGCACTACCAACAGTTCAACCGCGACCACACCCGACTGCGGGCTCCGGGCGAACGTGAGGTTCCCCTCGTAGCGTAGAGCCGTGACCAGATGGGGAGTTGGGGGTCATGGTGGGGAAGCGACAGAAGTACGACCCGGAGATGCGTGAGGGCGCGGTCCGGATCGTGCTGGAGACGGGCAAGCCGGCGGCGGAGGTCGCGCGGGACCTCGGGATCCACGAAGCCACGCTGCAGAACTGGGTCAGCAAGGCCCGGGCCGCCCAGGAATCCGGGGACGGGCCACTTGGCGAGTCGGAGCGCGAGGAGCTGATCCGGCTACGCGCGAATGCGAAGGAGCAGGCCAAGCGCATCGTCGAGCTGGAGATGGAGCGTGAGGTCCTCAAACGCTGCATGGTCTTGTGGGTGAAGTAGCTGAGGCGGACCTGGCGCGGGTTGTCGGGGTGATCAGCGACTGCAGGACCGAGGAGAAGATTCCGCACGTCGTGGCCTGCCGCGCGCTCGGCGTGTCACCGGCCTGGCACTACAAATGGCGCAAAAGACCCGTGAGCCCGACGAAACGCGAGGTCAGACGGGCTGCGCTGATCGAGCGGATCAAGCACTTCTTCGCCGCCTCGGGCGGCACGTACGGATCCCCCAGGATCACGCTCGACCTGTGGGCGGAGGGCTGGCAGGTGTCCGTGAACACGGTCGCCGAGATCATGACCGAGCAGGGCTGGTACGGCCGGCCACCGAAGAAGCGCAGGTCGCTGACCCGGCTGGGCAAGCGGAAGGCCGCCCGTGACCTGGTGGGACGGCACTTCGACGCTATCGCTCCCGACGTGCTGTGGGTGGGCGACATGACCGAGATCGATACCCAGGAAGGGAAGCTGTACCGGCGACGGTGATCGACCTGTTCTCCCGCCGCTGCCTGGGCTACGCCATGGACGCACACCACGACACGGCCCTGCAGATGGCGGCCGCGACACGCGGCGGCACCATGGACGGAGTGATCTTCCACTCGGACCGCGGCAGCGAATACACGTCCGCGGCCTACAACGACCTGTGTGACCGACTGCGCGTAGTGCAGTCCATCGGGCGCGTGGGGTCGTGTTTCAATACGTATTGAGCCGAAACTTCTTGGTTGTCTTGTGCGTTGAGTGGTCGTGGCGATCGAGGTGGGGGATGCGCGGTTGTTGTCGGCGGCCGCGCAGGAGGTGGTGCGGTTGCGGGTGGTGGCCGCGCTGGAGTCGGGGCGGGTGGGCTCGTACCGCGAGGCGGCCGAGGTGTTCGGTGTCTCGTCGCGGTCGGTGGGTACGTGGTGGCGTGCGTACCGGACCGGGGGCCGGGAGGCGCTGGCCGCCCCGGTGAAGACCGGGATGGGCCGGGACGAGCTGGTCAGCGACCAGGACCGGGCGGTGCTCTTCCAGGCGATGGCCGACTACACCCCCGAGGATCTGCTGATCGGCGGGCCGCTGTGGACCCGGGCCCTGGTCGGCGAGCTGATCCGGCTGGTCACCGGCG is a genomic window containing:
- a CDS encoding DDE-type integrase/transposase/recombinase yields the protein MIDLFSRRCLGYAMDAHHDTALQMAAATRGGTMDGVIFHSDRGSEYTSAAYNDLCDRLRVVQSIGRVGSCFNTY
- a CDS encoding IS3 family transposase produces the protein MSPTKREVRRAALIERIKHFFAASGGTYGSPRITLDLWAEGWQVSVNTVAEIMTEQGWYGRPPKKRRSLTRLGKRKAARDLVGRHFDAIAPDVLWVGDMTEIDTQEGKLYRRR
- a CDS encoding transposase; its protein translation is MVGKRQKYDPEMREGAVRIVLETGKPAAEVARDLGIHEATLQNWVSKARAAQESGDGPLGESEREELIRLRANAKEQAKRIVELEMEREVLKRCMVLWVK
- a CDS encoding IS701 family transposase, with protein sequence MGGDLADVRVWAGELEAVHGRFVHRFSRSEPRESALAYMRGLMAPLERKNGWTLAEEAGHTGPDRLHRFMNRIEWDADEVLGDVRDYVVDNLGDRDAVLIVDDTGFLKKGVRSAGVQRQYSGTAGRTENCQVGVFLAYATDRGRTLIDRRLYLPTSWTDDRERCRQTGIDDDIAFETKVAMAKKMVRQAITDKIPFRWVTADAAYGFSKGWRSELEQADVFHVMATTRHDTVVTRWALDHPVHDLFNGLPRQKWKRRSCGKGAHGPRVFDWARIEVRPWHRPDRRHWVLARRSVSRPQEISYYIAYCPAETTLDALIQVAGSRWAVEECFQTAKGECGLDEYQVRRYPGWHRHMTLAMAVHACLTVLRAHELDTGKAETDPPHSST